A window of Bacteroidota bacterium contains these coding sequences:
- the rpmD gene encoding 50S ribosomal protein L30, giving the protein MSKIRITQIKSCIDYPERQKQTLLALGLKRMHRSVEKNSTPQVQGMIARVQHLVKVENI; this is encoded by the coding sequence ATGTCAAAGATCCGCATCACACAGATAAAAAGTTGCATCGATTATCCCGAGCGCCAGAAGCAAACACTTCTTGCATTGGGATTGAAAAGAATGCATCGTTCCGTAGAAAAAAATTCCACACCACAGGTACAGGGAATGATCGCCCGTGTGCAGCACCTGGTGAAAGTTGAAAATATTTAA
- the rplN gene encoding 50S ribosomal protein L14 produces the protein MIQQESRLSVADNSGAKEVLCIRVLGGTKKRYASIGDKIVVSVKNAIPSGNIKKGTVSKAVVVRTSKEIRRPDGSYIRFDDNACVLLNAQDELRGTRIFGPVARELRETNYSKIISLAPEVL, from the coding sequence ATGATACAACAGGAATCCAGGCTTTCAGTAGCTGACAACAGCGGAGCAAAAGAAGTGCTCTGCATTCGCGTACTTGGCGGAACCAAAAAAAGATATGCTTCTATTGGAGATAAAATTGTTGTTTCTGTAAAGAATGCAATCCCCTCAGGAAACATCAAAAAGGGAACGGTTTCCAAAGCTGTTGTGGTCAGAACCAGCAAAGAGATCCGCCGTCCCGATGGATCCTATATCCGTTTCGATGATAATGCATGTGTTCTTCTGAATGCACAGGACGAATTGCGGGGAACGCGCATCTTCGGACCAGTGGCGAGAGAATTGCGCGAAACAAATTATTCAAAGATCATTTCACTTGCACCCGAAGTGCTTTAA
- the rplR gene encoding 50S ribosomal protein L18 codes for MAITKSQRRDRIRMRIRKRLSGSSASPRLSVYRSNKEIYVQLIDDVKGVTLATASSMEKEIASKKINKIEKAKLVGAAIAKKAVASGFQVAVFDRGGYLFHGRVKALADAARENGLKF; via the coding sequence ATGGCTATTACAAAATCACAACGCAGAGACCGTATCCGGATGAGGATTAGAAAACGATTATCCGGCTCGTCCGCTTCTCCCCGATTGAGCGTTTATCGCAGCAATAAAGAAATTTATGTGCAGCTCATTGATGATGTAAAAGGAGTAACACTCGCTACTGCTTCTTCAATGGAGAAAGAGATCGCTTCGAAGAAGATCAACAAGATCGAAAAAGCTAAACTGGTTGGCGCTGCCATTGCAAAAAAAGCAGTTGCTTCTGGTTTTCAGGTTGCTGTTTTCGATCGCGGTGGTTATCTCTTTCACGGTCGCGTAAAAGCGCTCGCTGATGCAGCACGTGAGAATGGATTGAAATTCTGA
- the rpsN gene encoding 30S ribosomal protein S14, whose product MAKESMKAREVKRRKLVDRYAEKRAQLKKEGKWSELALLPRNSSKVRLRNRCKLTGRPRGYSRQFGLCRNMLRDLALNGKIPGLTKASW is encoded by the coding sequence ATGGCAAAAGAATCAATGAAAGCACGGGAAGTAAAACGCCGCAAACTTGTGGATCGTTATGCTGAAAAGCGTGCCCAACTCAAAAAAGAAGGCAAGTGGTCAGAACTGGCATTACTTCCTCGAAACTCTTCAAAAGTTCGCCTCCGTAACAGGTGCAAACTCACAGGAAGACCTCGCGGATACAGCCGTCAATTCGGACTTTGCCGGAATATGTTACGCGATCTTGCTCTCAACGGTAAGATTCCCGGATTAACCAAGGCTAGCTGGTAA
- the rplE gene encoding 50S ribosomal protein L5 has protein sequence MATTTYTPRMKKFYRETVVPALQKKYNFTSSMQVPRIEKICINQGIGDAVSDKKLIEGAIKELGQITGQRPVSTISRKDISNFKLRKGVPIGVKVTLRGDKMYEFLDRLISASLPRIRDFRGINEKGFDGRGNYTLGITEQIIFPEIDIDKVNKIMGMDITFVTNTESDEEAKSLLAEFGLPFKNNKK, from the coding sequence ATGGCTACTACAACTTACACTCCGAGAATGAAAAAATTCTACCGTGAAACGGTAGTTCCTGCCTTGCAGAAAAAATACAATTTCACAAGCTCCATGCAGGTGCCGCGTATAGAAAAGATCTGTATCAACCAGGGCATCGGCGATGCGGTTTCTGATAAAAAACTTATCGAAGGAGCTATCAAAGAACTCGGACAGATAACAGGCCAGCGTCCGGTTTCAACAATATCAAGAAAAGATATTTCCAATTTTAAACTTCGCAAAGGAGTTCCTATAGGTGTAAAAGTCACTTTGCGAGGCGATAAAATGTATGAGTTTCTGGATCGCCTTATTTCTGCTTCCTTACCAAGAATCCGTGATTTTCGTGGAATAAATGAAAAAGGTTTTGATGGTCGCGGAAATTATACACTCGGTATCACAGAACAGATCATTTTTCCTGAAATCGATATTGACAAGGTGAATAAGATAATGGGAATGGACATCACATTCGTTACCAATACAGAATCGGATGAAGAAGCAAAATCACTTCTTGCTGAGTTCGGTTTACCGTTCAAGAATAATAAAAAATAA
- the rplO gene encoding 50S ribosomal protein L15 encodes MNLSNLKPAKGSTKHEGKRKGRGQGSGKGGTSARGHKGAQSRSGYSSKRGFEGGQMPLQRRLPKFGFTNMNRVEYKGINLDSLQILVEKRKLKSVSPEILIENGLANKNDKVKILGRGELKSGIEIKAHAFSASAKAAIEAKGGSAITL; translated from the coding sequence ATGAACTTAAGTAATCTTAAACCGGCAAAGGGCTCAACCAAGCACGAAGGCAAACGCAAAGGGCGCGGACAAGGTTCCGGCAAAGGCGGAACATCTGCACGTGGTCACAAAGGAGCGCAATCCCGCTCCGGATATTCTTCCAAACGCGGATTCGAAGGCGGACAAATGCCGTTGCAGCGCCGGTTACCGAAATTCGGTTTTACCAATATGAATCGTGTTGAATACAAAGGCATCAACCTTGATTCATTGCAGATACTCGTTGAAAAAAGAAAATTGAAATCCGTTTCGCCCGAAATTCTCATTGAGAATGGATTGGCTAACAAAAATGATAAAGTGAAAATTCTTGGTCGCGGCGAATTGAAATCAGGAATTGAAATTAAAGCACATGCATTTTCTGCTTCGGCTAAAGCAGCCATTGAAGCAAAAGGCGGTTCAGCGATAACGCTCTGA
- the rpsE gene encoding 30S ribosomal protein S5 — protein MANGNVRRVKSSDIELKDRLVAVQRVTKVTKGGRTFSFTAIVVVGNEKGVVGYGLGKAKEVTDAITKAIEDAKKNLMKVCIVNGTVPHAQQGKFGGSLVFLKPASHGTGVIAGGAMRAVLESVGITDVLAKSKGSSNPHNVVKATMDALMQMRDAFTIAQQRGITLEKVFNG, from the coding sequence ATGGCAAACGGAAACGTAAGACGTGTAAAGTCAAGCGACATTGAACTTAAGGACCGCTTGGTCGCAGTTCAGCGCGTTACCAAGGTTACTAAAGGTGGCCGCACATTTTCATTCACCGCCATCGTTGTCGTTGGTAATGAAAAAGGTGTTGTCGGTTATGGACTTGGTAAAGCGAAAGAAGTAACTGATGCTATCACCAAGGCTATCGAAGACGCGAAAAAGAACCTGATGAAAGTTTGCATTGTAAATGGAACAGTGCCTCATGCACAACAGGGAAAATTTGGTGGCTCGTTGGTATTTCTTAAGCCAGCTTCACATGGTACCGGCGTTATTGCAGGTGGTGCCATGCGGGCAGTGCTTGAAAGCGTTGGAATCACAGATGTGCTAGCAAAAAGTAAAGGATCATCCAATCCACACAACGTTGTGAAAGCTACAATGGATGCGCTCATGCAGATGCGCGATGCATTCACCATTGCACAGCAACGCGGAATCACACTCGAAAAAGTATTCAACGGATAA
- the rplX gene encoding 50S ribosomal protein L24 has protein sequence MSKLKIKKGDTVVVITGEHKSADTQYKVVSVDQSSNRAVLEGLTVKKHTKPTAKYPQGGIVDVAATIHISNLMLVGPDGTPTRVGRRVNEETGKLERYSKRSEEVIK, from the coding sequence ATGTCTAAACTCAAAATAAAAAAAGGCGACACCGTTGTTGTGATAACCGGAGAACACAAAAGTGCCGATACACAATACAAAGTCGTTTCAGTCGATCAATCATCGAACCGCGCTGTGCTCGAAGGATTGACTGTGAAAAAACATACAAAGCCGACTGCAAAATATCCTCAGGGAGGAATTGTGGATGTTGCTGCAACAATTCATATTTCAAACCTGATGCTCGTTGGCCCTGATGGAACTCCTACACGCGTAGGTCGTCGCGTAAATGAAGAAACAGGTAAACTGGAACGTTACTCAAAAAGATCAGAGGAGGTTATCAAATAA
- the rpsQ gene encoding 30S ribosomal protein S17 — MENTLKRADRKEKTGTVISNKMQKSIVVAVERKVKHPKYGKYVKKTSTFMAHDEKNECNIGDTVRIMETRPLSKNKTWRLVAIVERAK; from the coding sequence ATGGAAAATACACTCAAAAGGGCCGACCGCAAGGAAAAAACCGGAACAGTTATCAGTAACAAAATGCAGAAGTCAATTGTTGTTGCTGTTGAGCGGAAAGTAAAACATCCGAAGTATGGTAAGTACGTCAAGAAGACGTCTACCTTCATGGCGCATGATGAAAAAAACGAATGCAATATTGGCGACACGGTGCGCATCATGGAAACAAGACCACTCAGTAAAAATAAAACCTGGCGCCTGGTTGCGATCGTAGAGCGTGCAAAATAA
- the rpmC gene encoding 50S ribosomal protein L29, producing MNQKEIQQLSDTELKDRLAEEKGQLVKMKVNHAVSPIENPLKIRTARRTIARIQTEINKRATAAN from the coding sequence ATGAACCAGAAAGAAATACAGCAGTTGTCTGATACCGAATTGAAAGATCGCCTGGCAGAAGAAAAAGGCCAATTGGTGAAAATGAAAGTCAACCATGCGGTTTCGCCGATCGAAAACCCGCTCAAGATAAGAACGGCACGGCGTACTATAGCGCGCATTCAAACGGAGATCAATAAACGTGCTACCGCTGCCAACTAA
- the rplF gene encoding 50S ribosomal protein L6, giving the protein MSRIGKLPITLPKGVDVSVNEKNVVTVKGVKGELKRTLDPAISVKVENGVVTLSRPTEQKRHKALHGLYRALIANMIDGVARGYKTEQELVGVGYRAQAKGQQLELTLGYSHNVIFELPKEIKIATTAEKGQNPKIILECADNELLGLVSAKIRSLRKPEPYKGKGIKYVNEILRRKAGKAAGK; this is encoded by the coding sequence ATGTCACGAATAGGTAAACTTCCGATCACTCTGCCCAAAGGCGTTGATGTCAGCGTCAATGAAAAGAATGTGGTCACCGTTAAAGGTGTTAAAGGAGAATTGAAGAGAACGCTTGATCCTGCCATTTCTGTAAAAGTGGAAAATGGTGTGGTAACGCTTAGTCGTCCTACCGAACAGAAGCGCCATAAAGCATTACACGGTTTGTATCGCGCTTTGATCGCAAATATGATAGATGGGGTTGCTCGTGGTTATAAAACCGAACAGGAATTGGTCGGTGTAGGATATCGCGCACAGGCAAAAGGTCAGCAACTTGAATTGACACTTGGTTATTCGCATAACGTAATTTTCGAATTGCCAAAAGAGATTAAGATCGCAACAACTGCAGAAAAAGGTCAGAATCCAAAGATCATTCTTGAATGTGCAGATAACGAATTACTCGGACTGGTTTCTGCAAAGATCCGGTCGTTGCGTAAACCAGAACCTTACAAAGGAAAAGGAATAAAATATGTTAACGAGATCCTGCGTCGTAAAGCTGGAAAAGCAGCAGGTAAATAA
- the rplP gene encoding 50S ribosomal protein L16, producing MLQPKRTKFRKQHKMKIHGKATRGHSIAFGSFALKAVEECWVTGKQLEAARVAMTRFLKREGQVWIRVFPDKPITRKPAEVRMGKGKGAPEYWVAVVKEGTILFEADGVPVATAKEALRLGAQKLPVTTKFIVRPDYTPENA from the coding sequence ATGTTACAACCGAAAAGAACAAAATTCAGGAAACAGCATAAGATGAAGATCCACGGAAAAGCAACTCGTGGTCATTCGATCGCTTTCGGATCATTCGCATTGAAAGCTGTGGAAGAATGTTGGGTTACGGGCAAACAATTGGAGGCTGCCCGTGTTGCGATGACCCGTTTCCTCAAACGCGAAGGCCAGGTTTGGATCCGCGTATTCCCTGATAAACCGATCACCCGAAAACCAGCTGAAGTTCGTATGGGAAAAGGAAAAGGTGCACCTGAATACTGGGTTGCAGTTGTGAAAGAAGGAACCATTCTTTTCGAAGCCGACGGCGTTCCTGTTGCTACTGCAAAAGAAGCGTTGCGCCTTGGTGCACAAAAACTTCCTGTTACAACTAAATTCATCGTTCGTCCTGACTACACTCCTGAAAACGCTTAA
- the rpsH gene encoding 30S ribosomal protein S8, with amino-acid sequence MTDTISDYLTRVRNAIKASHRVVEVPASRMKKEITKILFEKGYILNYKFDEAEKAQGTIKIALKYHPVTKQSAIRGLVRISSPGLRKYSGVNRMPRVLNGLGIAILSTSKGVMTDKEAKKENVGGEVLCYVY; translated from the coding sequence ATGACAGATACCATTTCCGATTACCTGACCCGAGTCAGGAATGCGATTAAAGCAAGTCATCGCGTTGTGGAAGTTCCCGCTTCCAGGATGAAAAAAGAGATCACCAAGATCTTATTTGAGAAAGGATATATTCTCAATTATAAATTTGATGAAGCTGAAAAAGCACAGGGAACAATCAAGATCGCTCTGAAGTACCATCCTGTTACTAAACAATCTGCTATTCGCGGACTTGTTCGCATTTCTTCTCCAGGACTTAGAAAATATTCCGGCGTTAATCGCATGCCGCGGGTTCTTAACGGACTCGGTATTGCCATCCTTTCCACTTCCAAAGGTGTAATGACCGATAAGGAAGCAAAAAAAGAAAATGTCGGCGGGGAAGTACTTTGTTATGTCTATTAA